Proteins from a single region of Nocardioides anomalus:
- a CDS encoding molybdopterin-dependent oxidoreductase produces the protein MHSAAVAARVGLVLAVCFGICFTTGLISHYAQSPSQPVPFPTSPSWGYRVTQGLHVVTGTASVPLLLVKLWTVYPQLFRRPPRELRKAALDGLERLSILTLVASALFLLASGLANITEWYPWDFSFRPTHYALAWIAIGSLVVHVAVKLAVIREALGTDVEDPALDSGNATRPSALSRRGLVRASWLAAGLAALAVAGNTVPFLRKVSVLAPHSGDGPQDLPVTKSAYAARVGAAATSAAYRLELVRGDRTVTLSRDELLALDQQTQELPIACVEGWSASGTWTGVRLRTLLDLVDRPAGSDVHLTSLQESGAFRRSTLPGNFADDDRTTLALLLNGEALALDHGYPARLIAPNRPGVLQTKWVTRIEVLA, from the coding sequence TTGCACAGCGCCGCGGTCGCGGCCCGGGTCGGGCTGGTCCTGGCCGTGTGTTTCGGGATCTGCTTCACCACCGGACTCATCAGCCACTACGCGCAGAGCCCGAGCCAGCCCGTGCCGTTCCCCACCAGTCCGTCGTGGGGCTACCGGGTCACCCAGGGGCTGCACGTGGTGACCGGTACGGCGAGCGTCCCGCTGCTGCTCGTCAAGCTCTGGACGGTCTACCCGCAGCTGTTCCGGCGCCCGCCGCGCGAGCTGCGCAAGGCGGCCCTCGACGGCCTGGAGCGGCTGTCCATCCTCACGCTGGTGGCCTCGGCGCTGTTCCTGCTCGCCTCCGGGCTGGCCAACATCACCGAGTGGTACCCCTGGGACTTCTCCTTCCGGCCCACCCACTACGCCCTGGCCTGGATCGCGATCGGCTCGCTGGTCGTGCACGTCGCGGTGAAGCTGGCCGTGATCCGCGAGGCCCTGGGCACCGACGTCGAGGACCCCGCCCTCGACTCCGGCAACGCCACCCGCCCCAGCGCGCTGTCGCGGCGCGGCCTGGTGCGGGCCAGCTGGCTGGCCGCCGGGCTCGCCGCCCTGGCCGTGGCCGGCAACACCGTGCCGTTCCTGCGCAAGGTCTCGGTCCTGGCCCCGCACTCCGGCGACGGCCCGCAGGACCTGCCGGTGACCAAGTCGGCGTACGCCGCCCGCGTGGGCGCGGCCGCCACCTCCGCGGCGTACCGCCTGGAGCTGGTGCGCGGCGACCGCACCGTCACCCTGTCGCGCGACGAGCTGCTGGCCCTGGACCAGCAGACCCAGGAGCTGCCCATCGCCTGCGTCGAGGGCTGGTCGGCCAGCGGCACCTGGACCGGCGTGCGGCTGCGGACCCTGCTGGACCTCGTGGACCGCCCGGCGGGCAGTGACGTGCACCTGACCTCGCTGCAGGAGAGCGGGGCGTTCCGCCGCTCCACCCTGCCGGGCAACTTCGCCGACGACGACCGCACCACGCTCGCGCTGCTGCTGAACGGCGAGGCGCTGGCCCTGGACCACGGCTACCCGGCGCGGCTCATCGCCCCCAACCGGCCCGGCGTGCTGCAGACCAAGTGGGTCACCCGGATCGAGGTGCTCGCGTGA
- a CDS encoding GlsB/YeaQ/YmgE family stress response membrane protein, which translates to MAIIGFLIFGLVVGFLARLLKPGRQNLGLLGTLLLGVLGSLIGGIVASALGTGDIFELNILGAVVAIIAAVLLVGVVEGLMGRKSPAHH; encoded by the coding sequence ATGGCCATCATCGGATTCCTCATCTTCGGTCTCGTCGTCGGCTTCCTGGCGCGACTGCTCAAGCCCGGACGCCAGAACCTCGGACTGCTCGGGACGCTGCTCCTGGGCGTGCTCGGCTCGCTGATCGGCGGCATCGTCGCCTCCGCGCTCGGCACCGGCGACATCTTCGAGCTGAACATCCTGGGCGCGGTCGTGGCGATCATCGCCGCGGTGCTCCTGGTCGGCGTGGTGGAAGGCCTGATGGGCCGCAAGTCGCCCGCCCACCACTGA
- a CDS encoding DICT sensory domain-containing protein has product MAEPPRREPDHLRDPQPHVLSIGALAAATGMSVPALRAWEERYGFPAPHRTQEGGGHRRYSARDITTIRRVLERQAAGTGVREAVDAALAERERGVLLSVHGEVSAAHPGLPRTTLAKPAVLALSRAIEDEVVLSGAGGHLFGGFQTVRHHAASRARWQELAGLVASAHAFAQPDHSDHSDHSGWSDDEVVLVDLPPGVPLTREWLLVHDGPALATALLARERPDDGPRTFEVVWTVDPAVVRTAARRCAAAASAAGSERATALLAGALSDPRRTPPSGRWATERLLQGVASRLARG; this is encoded by the coding sequence GTGGCAGAACCACCCCGGCGCGAGCCGGACCACCTGCGCGACCCGCAGCCGCACGTGCTGTCCATCGGCGCGCTGGCCGCGGCCACGGGGATGTCGGTACCGGCGCTGCGGGCGTGGGAGGAGCGCTACGGCTTCCCGGCGCCCCACCGGACCCAGGAGGGCGGCGGGCACCGCCGCTACTCGGCCCGCGACATCACGACCATCCGGCGGGTGCTGGAGAGGCAGGCGGCTGGCACGGGCGTGCGCGAGGCGGTCGACGCGGCCCTGGCCGAGCGCGAGCGCGGGGTGCTGCTCTCGGTCCACGGCGAGGTCTCGGCCGCGCACCCAGGCCTGCCGCGGACCACGCTGGCCAAGCCCGCGGTCCTCGCCCTGTCCCGCGCGATCGAGGACGAGGTCGTGCTGAGCGGCGCCGGGGGCCACCTGTTCGGCGGCTTCCAGACCGTGCGGCACCACGCCGCGTCGCGAGCGCGGTGGCAGGAGCTCGCCGGCCTCGTGGCGTCGGCGCACGCCTTCGCGCAACCCGACCACAGCGACCACAGCGACCACAGCGGCTGGAGCGACGACGAGGTCGTCCTCGTCGACCTGCCGCCCGGCGTACCCCTCACGCGCGAGTGGCTCCTGGTCCACGACGGACCGGCGCTGGCCACCGCCCTGCTCGCTCGCGAGCGGCCGGACGACGGACCACGGACCTTCGAGGTCGTCTGGACCGTCGACCCGGCGGTGGTGCGCACCGCGGCACGCCGGTGCGCAGCGGCGGCGTCGGCGGCCGGCAGCGAGCGCGCGACCGCGCTGCTCGCCGGTGCGCTGTCCGACCCGCGGCGCACGCCGCCGAGCGGGCGGTGGGCCACCGAGCGCCTCCTGCAGGGCGTGGCGTCCCGCCTCGCACGTGGGTGA
- a CDS encoding CARDB domain-containing protein, with protein sequence MRTPLTALAVVLVLAVGGPALASDAAQRAKPKPDLKITQVEVTGTTSLSVSVQLKNAGTRKAGSSTVALTVSRDATASSDDAVVGTVKAPKVKPRKKAELTATVQVPAPTVGTYYLIACADSTDKLKERKEGNNCRASAALTVSTVTVTGAATAGGSVTAATSAGVCSGATCTVPSGAATVTLTPVAAAGNSFAGWSGASCPGTTDTQKRRVITNPTATVACTATFAPSRAVTYNTGGAPASAVAATTTAGSCAVNGANTGGCTVPSGAATVTLTASSTSGGLAFNGWSGDAACTTTNATVTITNPTADLTCTAAYLPI encoded by the coding sequence ATGCGCACTCCTCTGACCGCCCTTGCGGTCGTCCTCGTCCTCGCCGTGGGCGGGCCGGCCCTGGCCTCCGACGCTGCCCAGCGGGCCAAGCCCAAGCCCGACCTCAAGATCACCCAGGTGGAGGTCACCGGCACCACCAGCCTCTCGGTGTCGGTGCAGCTCAAGAACGCAGGGACCAGGAAGGCCGGCTCCTCGACGGTCGCGCTCACGGTCTCCAGGGACGCCACGGCCTCGTCGGACGACGCGGTGGTCGGCACCGTGAAGGCCCCGAAGGTGAAGCCGCGCAAGAAGGCCGAGCTCACCGCCACGGTGCAGGTCCCGGCGCCGACGGTCGGCACCTACTACCTGATCGCGTGCGCCGACAGCACCGACAAGCTGAAGGAGCGCAAGGAGGGCAACAACTGTCGTGCCTCGGCCGCCCTCACCGTCTCGACGGTGACGGTGACCGGCGCCGCGACGGCAGGGGGCAGCGTCACCGCGGCGACCTCGGCCGGCGTGTGCTCCGGCGCCACCTGCACGGTGCCGAGCGGCGCGGCGACGGTGACGCTGACCCCGGTGGCGGCCGCGGGCAACTCCTTCGCCGGCTGGAGCGGCGCGAGCTGCCCCGGGACGACGGACACCCAGAAGCGACGGGTGATCACGAACCCGACCGCGACCGTGGCCTGCACGGCGACGTTCGCCCCGTCGAGGGCGGTCACCTACAACACCGGGGGAGCACCGGCCAGCGCCGTCGCCGCCACCACGACGGCCGGCTCCTGCGCCGTGAACGGGGCGAACACCGGCGGCTGCACCGTGCCCTCCGGCGCGGCGACCGTCACGCTGACCGCCAGCTCGACGTCCGGGGGCCTGGCCTTCAACGGCTGGTCCGGTGACGCCGCGTGCACCACGACCAACGCCACGGTGACGATCACCAACCCGACCGCGGACCTCACCTGCACCGCGGCGTACCTGCCGATCTGA
- a CDS encoding acyl-CoA dehydrogenase family protein, with product MREVTRAHLATLAPATTDERVLDPAAPLDRAAWRSLATGLGLPGVRVPEDLGGAGLDRTAELVVHEELGRALYDGPLLGTLQVAAALLELTDDPVNRQRLRAIAGGELVAVPAMPVEETFPLLYPDAERTGDRIVLTGSLPCVVDAQVADALLVLAEHEGFHAYFWVRTDDPGVRVLPLPTLDLTRRMASVVLTRAVGELVAEQDRARAAVAAVRQGTALALAAECVGVADRCLEMTVEHLKVRRQFGREIGSFQALKHRCADLLVELETARSALAIAVRAVETNDLRGRRPESLAGLAVARTRCGRAAFHIARETVHLHGGTGYTWEHPAHLYLRRATSDQALLDSTGQQARLLATSVLATLHAEATA from the coding sequence TTGCGTGAGGTCACCCGGGCCCACCTGGCCACGCTGGCCCCGGCGACCACCGACGAGCGGGTGCTCGACCCGGCCGCTCCGCTCGACCGGGCCGCCTGGCGGTCCCTGGCCACCGGGCTGGGGCTCCCGGGGGTGCGGGTGCCCGAGGACCTCGGCGGTGCCGGGCTCGACCGGACAGCGGAGCTGGTGGTCCACGAGGAGCTCGGTCGGGCGCTCTACGACGGTCCGCTGCTCGGCACCCTCCAGGTCGCGGCCGCGCTGCTCGAGCTCACCGACGACCCCGTCAACCGCCAGCGCCTGCGGGCGATCGCCGGTGGCGAGCTGGTCGCCGTACCAGCCATGCCCGTCGAGGAGACCTTCCCGCTCCTCTACCCCGACGCCGAGCGCACCGGGGACCGCATCGTGCTGACCGGCTCGCTCCCCTGCGTCGTCGACGCCCAGGTGGCGGACGCGTTGCTGGTCCTGGCCGAGCACGAGGGGTTCCACGCCTACTTCTGGGTCCGCACCGACGATCCCGGCGTCCGCGTCCTCCCGCTGCCGACCCTGGACCTGACCCGGCGGATGGCCAGCGTGGTGCTCACCCGGGCGGTCGGTGAGCTCGTGGCCGAGCAGGACCGCGCTCGTGCGGCGGTGGCCGCCGTGCGCCAGGGCACCGCGCTCGCGCTCGCCGCCGAGTGCGTCGGCGTCGCGGACCGGTGCCTGGAGATGACCGTCGAGCACCTCAAGGTGCGGCGACAGTTCGGCCGCGAGATCGGCTCCTTCCAGGCGCTCAAGCACCGCTGCGCCGACCTGCTCGTGGAGCTGGAGACCGCGCGCTCCGCACTGGCCATCGCCGTGCGAGCGGTCGAGACCAACGACCTGAGGGGGCGCCGCCCCGAGTCCCTGGCCGGGCTGGCCGTGGCCCGGACCCGCTGCGGCCGGGCGGCGTTCCACATCGCCCGCGAGACCGTGCACCTGCACGGCGGGACGGGCTACACCTGGGAGCACCCGGCGCACCTCTACCTGCGCCGCGCCACCTCCGACCAGGCCCTCCTCGACTCGACCGGCCAGCAGGCCCGCCTGCTCGCGACCTCGGTCCTGGCCACCCTCCACGCGGAGGCGACCGCGTGA
- a CDS encoding acyl-CoA dehydrogenase family protein — translation MSASVADSPVTLAEIAAEAEAFFAARVPRRTDGVVHGSGPDGVIGVGHHSAESEETELARAQAWQRELCDAGLAWVDGPVEYGGRGLSAEHAHTVAEVAAGFEVPITSCFMVSHQIVGPTILSHGTPEQKRAHLPGIWRGDTVCCQLFSEPEAGSDLAGLRTTARRDGDVWVVTGQKLWSSYAHVSRLGELIARTGEPGSRHRGLTVFLVDMDSPGIEVRPLKQITGGEHFNEVFLDEVRIPDSARVGPVDGGWAIAMTTVTNERSVLGREHNGIMLDPVRRLFALAVDRGAADDPAVQELLAECWAREQLLHETASRLAGQPRGPSVVKLMMTSDMEFYSEVAGRLLGYRMVADTGAWGTYAWSELLLNAPAHRIAGGSDEIQRNILAERVLGLPREARP, via the coding sequence GTGAGCGCGTCCGTGGCCGACTCACCCGTGACGCTGGCCGAGATCGCCGCCGAGGCGGAGGCCTTCTTCGCCGCGCGCGTGCCCCGGCGCACCGACGGCGTGGTCCACGGCTCGGGACCCGACGGCGTGATCGGCGTCGGCCACCACAGCGCCGAGTCGGAGGAGACCGAGCTGGCCCGGGCCCAGGCCTGGCAGCGCGAGCTGTGCGACGCCGGGCTGGCCTGGGTCGACGGGCCGGTCGAGTACGGCGGCCGCGGGCTCAGCGCCGAGCACGCGCACACCGTGGCCGAGGTGGCCGCGGGCTTCGAGGTGCCCATCACCTCGTGCTTCATGGTCAGCCACCAGATCGTCGGGCCGACGATCCTGTCCCACGGCACGCCCGAGCAGAAGCGCGCCCACCTGCCGGGGATCTGGCGCGGCGACACCGTGTGCTGCCAGCTCTTCTCCGAGCCCGAGGCCGGCTCGGACCTGGCCGGGTTGCGCACCACCGCACGTCGCGACGGCGACGTGTGGGTCGTCACCGGGCAGAAGCTCTGGTCGTCGTACGCCCACGTGAGCCGCCTCGGCGAGCTGATCGCACGCACCGGTGAGCCGGGCAGCCGGCACCGCGGCCTGACCGTGTTCCTCGTCGACATGGACTCGCCCGGCATCGAGGTGCGGCCGCTGAAGCAGATCACCGGCGGGGAGCACTTCAACGAGGTGTTCCTCGACGAGGTGCGGATCCCGGACTCCGCGCGCGTCGGCCCCGTCGACGGCGGCTGGGCGATCGCGATGACGACGGTGACCAACGAGCGCTCGGTGCTCGGTCGCGAGCACAACGGGATCATGCTCGACCCGGTCCGCCGGCTCTTCGCTCTGGCCGTCGACCGCGGCGCGGCCGACGACCCGGCGGTCCAGGAGCTCCTGGCCGAGTGCTGGGCGCGCGAGCAGCTGCTGCACGAGACCGCCTCCCGGTTGGCCGGGCAGCCGCGCGGGCCGTCCGTGGTGAAGCTCATGATGACCTCGGACATGGAGTTCTACTCCGAGGTCGCGGGCCGGCTGCTCGGCTACCGGATGGTGGCCGACACCGGCGCGTGGGGCACCTACGCGTGGAGCGAGCTGCTGCTCAACGCCCCCGCCCACCGGATCGCGGGCGGCAGCGACGAGATCCAGCGCAACATCCTGGCCGAGCGGGTGCTCGGCCTGCCGCGCGAGGCCCGGCCGTGA
- a CDS encoding ABC transporter permease subunit, which yields MEVLHFVLLGLGIGAIYSLVSQGLVLVYRGSGIVNFAQGSFVMVGGYAYYELRVGLGWASVPAVVGSVVVGTVLGALVHLLILRPMRRSSPIERVIATLGVLLSLQSAAVLKYGVSTLSVPSALPTRPVEPFDGATIGLDRLIILIIGALMTLGLYVLFRTTSFGRVAGAVAENQRAAASLGHSPDRIATTNWALAAGLAALAGALLAPITYLQPTQLTLLVVPALAAALLGRFVSFPLAFGGALAIGVAQSLMTRYVTVTGWADSVPFILIVAYLALRGTSLPLRSHVLERLPSVGDGRIRVLPAAAVFLVFALLIGLVVDPVWAQALTVTMAFAILTLSVTVVTGYAGQLSLAQYVLAGAGAFVAANLVHAWGWSFLAALGGAMAVSAVLGMVVALPALRTRGINLAIATLGLGIVVFSLVLSNYEYGGGDTGILIDPPSLFGWEFGAILYPYRYGLVTLVALTLAAIAVANMRRGSAGRRLLAVRSNERAAAALGVDVFAAKLYAFGFASALAALAGVLLSFQSVNVIPAQFGVITSLLAIGVAVVGGVGTIGGALFAATLLPGGVGTQLLHDADGLERYLPLVSGLFLLYVLRSGHDGLYEMNVDLARKLGRPLRRLLVRKPSAEPAAGVPEAARRKPEPVEGATLDVRDLRVTFGGVVAVDGLSLQLRPGEVHGLIGPNGAGKTTVIDALTGFVRPAAGAIDLDGRSIRSWSARRRARAGVARSFQSLELFADLTVRENLAVACDSGALLRYVTDVVRPGRITLTGPALAAVAEFRLTDVLDRRPGDLAFGQRRLVAIARAVAAGPRVLLLDEPAAGLSDEESRELAGLIRSLARDWGMGVLLVEHNVDLVLSACDVVTVMESGRWLTTGAPAEVGTDPKVIEAYLGPDAHDAAGAGVPA from the coding sequence GTGGAAGTCCTCCACTTCGTGCTGCTCGGCCTCGGCATCGGCGCGATCTACAGCCTGGTGTCCCAGGGGCTCGTCCTGGTCTACCGCGGCTCGGGCATCGTCAACTTCGCCCAGGGCTCGTTCGTGATGGTCGGCGGCTACGCCTACTACGAGCTGAGGGTCGGGCTCGGCTGGGCGTCGGTCCCCGCGGTCGTCGGCTCGGTCGTCGTCGGCACGGTGCTCGGGGCACTCGTGCACCTGCTGATCCTGCGCCCGATGCGCCGCTCGTCGCCGATCGAGCGGGTCATCGCGACCCTCGGCGTCCTGCTCTCGCTGCAGTCGGCCGCCGTGCTGAAGTACGGCGTGAGCACGCTCAGCGTGCCCTCGGCGCTGCCGACCCGACCGGTGGAGCCCTTCGACGGCGCCACCATCGGGCTCGACCGGCTCATCATCCTCATCATCGGGGCGCTGATGACGCTCGGCCTCTACGTGCTGTTCCGCACCACGTCGTTCGGGCGGGTGGCCGGCGCCGTGGCGGAGAACCAGCGGGCGGCAGCCAGCCTGGGCCACTCCCCCGACCGGATCGCGACGACCAACTGGGCGCTGGCCGCCGGTCTGGCCGCCCTCGCCGGCGCGCTGCTCGCGCCGATCACCTACCTCCAGCCGACCCAGCTGACCCTGCTCGTCGTCCCCGCGCTGGCCGCGGCGCTGCTGGGCCGGTTCGTGTCCTTCCCCCTGGCCTTCGGTGGTGCACTGGCCATCGGTGTGGCGCAGTCGCTGATGACGCGCTACGTGACCGTCACCGGCTGGGCGGACAGCGTGCCGTTCATCCTCATCGTCGCCTACCTCGCCCTGCGCGGGACCTCGCTGCCGCTGCGCAGCCACGTCCTGGAGCGGCTGCCGTCGGTGGGCGACGGCCGGATCCGGGTGCTGCCCGCGGCCGCGGTGTTCCTCGTCTTCGCGCTGCTCATCGGCCTGGTCGTCGACCCGGTCTGGGCCCAGGCCCTCACCGTGACGATGGCCTTCGCCATCCTGACGCTGTCGGTCACCGTCGTCACCGGGTACGCCGGCCAGCTGTCGCTCGCGCAGTACGTCCTGGCCGGGGCGGGCGCGTTCGTCGCGGCCAACCTGGTGCACGCCTGGGGCTGGAGCTTCCTGGCCGCCCTCGGCGGGGCCATGGCGGTCTCGGCAGTCCTCGGCATGGTCGTGGCCCTCCCGGCGCTGCGCACCCGCGGGATCAACCTGGCGATCGCGACCCTGGGTCTCGGCATCGTGGTGTTCAGCCTGGTGCTCAGCAACTACGAGTACGGCGGTGGCGACACCGGCATCCTCATCGACCCGCCGTCGCTGTTCGGTTGGGAGTTCGGCGCGATCCTCTACCCCTACCGCTACGGGCTGGTCACCCTGGTCGCGCTCACGTTGGCGGCGATCGCGGTGGCCAACATGCGCCGCGGCAGCGCCGGGCGTCGGCTGCTCGCCGTGCGCTCCAACGAGCGGGCCGCGGCCGCGCTCGGCGTCGACGTCTTCGCGGCCAAGCTCTACGCCTTCGGCTTCGCCTCGGCGCTGGCCGCGCTGGCCGGGGTGCTGCTGTCCTTCCAGAGCGTCAACGTCATCCCCGCGCAGTTCGGCGTCATCACCTCCCTGCTCGCCATCGGCGTGGCCGTGGTCGGTGGCGTCGGCACCATCGGCGGCGCGCTGTTCGCCGCGACCCTGCTGCCCGGCGGGGTCGGCACCCAGCTGCTGCACGACGCCGACGGCCTGGAGCGCTACCTGCCGCTGGTCAGTGGTCTGTTCCTGCTCTACGTGCTGCGCAGCGGGCACGACGGCCTCTACGAGATGAACGTCGACCTGGCCCGCAAGCTGGGCCGACCGCTGCGTCGCCTGCTCGTCCGCAAGCCCTCGGCGGAGCCGGCGGCCGGCGTACCGGAGGCCGCGCGCCGCAAGCCCGAGCCGGTCGAGGGGGCGACGCTCGACGTGCGCGACCTGCGGGTCACCTTCGGCGGCGTCGTCGCCGTCGACGGGCTGTCGTTGCAGCTGCGCCCCGGCGAGGTGCACGGACTCATCGGCCCCAACGGTGCGGGCAAGACGACGGTCATCGACGCGCTCACCGGCTTCGTGCGGCCCGCCGCCGGCGCCATCGACCTGGACGGCCGCTCGATCCGCAGCTGGTCGGCGCGGCGCCGGGCCCGGGCGGGCGTGGCCCGCTCCTTCCAGTCCCTCGAGCTCTTCGCCGACCTCACCGTCCGCGAGAACCTCGCGGTGGCCTGCGACTCCGGGGCGCTGCTGCGCTACGTCACCGACGTGGTCCGCCCTGGGCGCATCACGCTCACCGGTCCCGCCTTGGCCGCGGTCGCCGAGTTCCGGCTCACCGACGTCCTCGACCGCCGCCCCGGCGACCTGGCCTTCGGCCAGCGGCGGCTGGTGGCCATCGCCCGCGCCGTGGCCGCCGGCCCCCGGGTGCTGCTGCTCGACGAGCCCGCGGCCGGGCTCAGCGACGAGGAGTCCCGCGAGCTCGCCGGGCTGATCCGCTCCCTGGCCCGCGACTGGGGCATGGGCGTCCTGCTCGTCGAGCACAACGTCGACCTCGTGCTCAGCGCCTGCGACGTCGTCACCGTCATGGAGTCCGGTCGCTGGCTGACGACCGGTGCCCCGGCCGAGGTCGGCACCGACCCGAAGGTGATCGAGGCCTACCTCGGCCCGGACGCCCACGACGCCGCCGGAGCGGGGGTGCCCGCGTGA
- a CDS encoding ABC transporter ATP-binding protein: MGRATEGPVLELRGLSAGYDDLAVVRGIDVAVHPGEIVALLGPNGAGKSTTLLTCAGELPPLAGEVRWRGAPVTTPLHQRARDGMAFVPEERSVLMSMTVRDNLLLGSGGLAPAVALFPELEPLLPQRAGLLSGGEQQMLTLARALATRPTALLLDELSLGLAPLVVGRLFDALRTAADEQGVAVLLVEQQARRALGVADRWYLMRQGSIVAAGDSADGIETVESMYLTDGRLDVPDAGAPVPSPTPR; this comes from the coding sequence GTGGGACGCGCCACCGAGGGACCGGTCCTCGAGCTGCGCGGGCTCAGCGCTGGGTACGACGACCTGGCCGTGGTCCGCGGGATCGACGTCGCGGTCCACCCGGGCGAGATCGTCGCGCTGCTCGGCCCCAACGGCGCGGGCAAGTCCACCACGCTCCTCACCTGCGCCGGCGAGCTGCCACCGCTCGCCGGCGAGGTGAGGTGGCGCGGCGCGCCCGTCACCACGCCGCTGCACCAGCGGGCGCGCGACGGCATGGCGTTCGTGCCCGAGGAGCGCTCGGTGCTGATGTCGATGACCGTGCGCGACAACCTGCTGCTCGGGTCGGGCGGACTGGCCCCGGCCGTCGCGCTCTTCCCCGAGCTGGAGCCGCTCCTGCCGCAACGCGCCGGCCTGCTGTCCGGGGGGGAGCAGCAGATGCTCACGCTGGCCCGCGCGCTGGCCACCCGGCCCACGGCGCTGCTCCTCGACGAGCTGTCGCTGGGGCTCGCGCCCCTGGTGGTGGGCCGGCTGTTCGACGCCCTCCGCACCGCCGCCGACGAGCAGGGCGTCGCCGTCCTGCTCGTGGAGCAGCAGGCCCGCCGCGCGCTCGGGGTCGCGGACCGGTGGTACCTCATGCGCCAGGGGTCGATCGTCGCCGCAGGTGACTCCGCCGACGGCATCGAGACCGTGGAGTCGATGTACCTCACCGACGGGCGGCTCGACGTACCGGACGCCGGCGCACCCGTCCCGTCCCCCACCCCTCGATAG
- a CDS encoding ABC transporter substrate-binding protein: MTIGALTLAVALAGCRDDPGADADDGGGSGSSTAPIKIMQIGTFESPSLSLTDAKAGLDAHVQAINADGGIDGRKIEVTFCNDAFDANTGAACARQAVTDGVVAVVGAASSQAPSELPILEQAGIPWLAGAGSGGPIEGTSAVSYPIHGGTQSMQVAMGRLLADKGATNVAVIVADAAAAYAAADDIKHGAEAGGADSYRILAPLGAADFSAVASSALAKDPDAVAVASTATDAPRIIQAVRQAGFDGNISTLANIFKPADQEALGDAADNVFVTSSLSPVTSTDIPQVQEFLDAMKKYHPEAVTDNGSLGTWTAVTFLAGIVDQIGDGEVSAKAITDKLDDLDGPIELGTVPDYDGIPDPPPVADYPRVPGFSVYVSQAEDGTLVQDGDPIDPLAES, encoded by the coding sequence ATGACGATCGGAGCCCTCACCCTGGCCGTTGCTCTGGCGGGCTGCCGGGACGACCCGGGCGCCGACGCCGACGACGGGGGCGGGTCGGGCTCCAGCACCGCGCCGATCAAGATCATGCAGATCGGCACCTTCGAGAGCCCGTCGCTCTCGCTGACCGACGCCAAGGCCGGGCTCGACGCCCACGTGCAGGCGATCAACGCCGACGGCGGCATCGACGGCCGCAAGATCGAGGTCACCTTCTGCAACGACGCCTTCGACGCCAACACCGGCGCGGCCTGCGCCCGGCAGGCGGTCACCGACGGGGTCGTCGCGGTCGTGGGCGCGGCGAGCTCGCAGGCCCCCTCAGAGCTGCCGATCCTCGAGCAGGCCGGGATCCCGTGGCTGGCCGGCGCCGGCTCGGGCGGTCCGATCGAGGGCACCAGCGCGGTGTCCTACCCGATCCACGGCGGCACCCAGTCGATGCAGGTCGCGATGGGCCGGCTGCTCGCCGACAAGGGTGCGACCAACGTGGCCGTGATCGTGGCCGACGCGGCGGCGGCGTACGCCGCGGCCGACGACATCAAGCACGGGGCGGAGGCCGGCGGCGCCGACTCCTACCGCATCCTGGCCCCGCTCGGCGCGGCCGACTTCAGCGCCGTCGCCTCCTCGGCCCTGGCCAAGGACCCCGACGCCGTCGCGGTCGCCTCGACCGCCACCGACGCGCCGCGCATCATCCAGGCCGTCCGCCAGGCCGGCTTCGACGGCAACATCTCCACCCTGGCCAACATCTTCAAGCCGGCCGACCAGGAGGCCCTCGGCGACGCCGCGGACAACGTGTTCGTGACCTCGAGCCTGTCGCCGGTGACCAGCACCGACATCCCGCAGGTCCAGGAGTTCCTGGACGCGATGAAGAAGTACCACCCCGAGGCGGTCACCGACAACGGCTCCCTGGGCACCTGGACCGCCGTGACCTTCCTGGCCGGCATCGTGGACCAGATCGGCGACGGCGAGGTGAGCGCGAAGGCGATCACCGACAAGCTCGACGACCTCGACGGCCCCATCGAGTTGGGCACGGTGCCGGACTACGACGGCATCCCCGACCCGCCGCCGGTGGCCGACTACCCGCGGGTGCCGGGCTTCAGCGTCTACGTCTCGCAGGCCGAGGACGGCACCCTGGTCCAGGACGGCGACCCGATCGACCCGCTGGCCGAGTCCTGA